One region of Deltaproteobacteria bacterium genomic DNA includes:
- the uvrB gene encoding excinuclease ABC subunit UvrB — protein sequence MRREGTFGLRADFVPQGDQPPAIAALTEGVRQGVPHQVLLGVTGSGKTFTVSHVIANVNKPTLVIAPNKTLAAQLYHEFRTLFPDNAVRYFVSYYDYYQPEAYVPSTDTYIEKDASINDEIDKMRHAATKALLERNDVVVVASVSCIYGLGSPASYFDMLVFLDRETRVERDTMLRKLVDMQYQRNDYDFHRGTFRVRGDVVEIFPAYEEARAIRVELFGDTVETLSEVDPLRGTVLRRLERVAIYPASHYVAGEEVMKRAVETIRAELAERLAVLKREHKLLEAQRLEQRTRYDLELLAEMGFCPGIENYSRHLDGRAPGQPPYTLLDYFPEDYLLVIDESHVTVPQIGGMYRGDRSRKETLVEFGFRLPSALDNRPLNFEEFTRHVRQRIYVSATPGEWEIRQARGRVVEQLIRPTGLTDPAVVVRPARHQVDDLLEEIRKRVAAQERVLVTTLTKKMAEDLTDYLQEVGIRVRYIHSDIETIERVDIIRDLRRGEFDVLVGINLLREGLDLPEVSLVAILDADKEGYLRSERSLIQTIGRAARNVNGTVFMYADAVTDSMRKAIDETTRRRAVQQEYNHIHGITPQTIQKAIAEPLAAVCEADYLTVPVAEEEDALAALAPAELAKRVTALRKEMRDAAKQLEFERAAEIRDRIKTLEARALGVASADAG from the coding sequence ATGCGCCGCGAGGGCACGTTCGGGCTGCGCGCCGACTTCGTTCCCCAGGGCGATCAGCCGCCGGCGATCGCCGCCTTGACCGAGGGCGTGCGGCAGGGCGTGCCCCACCAGGTCCTCCTCGGCGTCACGGGGAGCGGCAAGACCTTCACCGTCTCGCACGTGATCGCGAACGTGAACAAGCCAACGCTCGTGATCGCGCCCAACAAGACGCTGGCGGCGCAGCTCTACCACGAGTTCCGCACGCTCTTCCCCGACAACGCCGTGCGCTACTTCGTGAGCTACTACGACTACTACCAGCCCGAGGCCTACGTCCCCTCGACCGACACCTACATCGAGAAGGACGCCTCCATCAACGACGAGATCGACAAGATGCGCCACGCCGCCACCAAGGCGCTCCTCGAGCGCAACGACGTGGTCGTGGTGGCGAGCGTGTCCTGCATCTACGGCCTGGGCTCGCCGGCGAGCTACTTCGACATGCTCGTCTTCCTGGACCGCGAGACCCGGGTCGAGCGCGACACGATGCTGCGCAAGCTGGTCGACATGCAGTACCAGCGCAACGACTACGACTTCCACCGCGGCACCTTCCGGGTGCGGGGCGACGTGGTGGAGATCTTCCCGGCCTACGAGGAGGCCCGGGCGATCCGCGTCGAGCTCTTCGGCGACACGGTGGAGACCCTCTCGGAGGTCGATCCCCTCCGCGGCACCGTTCTGCGCAGGCTCGAGCGCGTGGCGATCTACCCCGCGAGCCACTACGTGGCGGGCGAGGAGGTCATGAAGCGCGCCGTCGAGACGATCCGGGCCGAGCTGGCCGAGCGGCTCGCGGTGCTCAAGCGCGAGCACAAGCTGCTCGAGGCGCAGCGCCTCGAGCAGCGCACGCGCTACGACCTCGAGCTCCTCGCCGAGATGGGCTTCTGCCCCGGCATCGAGAACTACTCGCGGCACCTCGACGGCCGCGCCCCGGGGCAGCCGCCCTACACGCTCCTCGACTACTTTCCCGAGGACTACCTCCTCGTCATCGACGAGAGCCACGTGACCGTGCCGCAGATCGGCGGCATGTACAGAGGAGACCGCTCCCGAAAGGAAACGCTGGTCGAGTTCGGCTTCCGCCTCCCGTCCGCGCTCGACAACCGCCCGCTCAACTTCGAGGAGTTCACGCGCCACGTCCGGCAGAGGATCTACGTCTCGGCCACGCCCGGCGAGTGGGAGATCCGCCAGGCCCGCGGCCGGGTCGTGGAGCAGCTCATCCGCCCGACGGGGCTCACCGACCCCGCGGTGGTCGTCCGCCCGGCGCGCCACCAGGTGGACGACCTGCTCGAGGAAATCCGCAAGCGGGTCGCCGCCCAGGAGCGCGTCCTCGTCACCACCCTCACCAAGAAAATGGCCGAGGACCTGACCGACTACCTGCAGGAGGTCGGCATCCGCGTGCGCTACATCCACTCCGACATCGAGACGATCGAGCGCGTCGACATCATCCGCGACCTCCGGCGCGGCGAGTTCGACGTGCTGGTCGGCATCAACCTGCTGCGCGAGGGCCTCGACCTGCCCGAGGTGTCGCTGGTTGCCATCCTCGACGCCGACAAGGAAGGCTACCTCCGCTCCGAGCGCTCGCTCATCCAGACGATCGGCCGCGCGGCGCGCAACGTGAACGGCACGGTGTTCATGTACGCCGACGCCGTCACCGACTCGATGCGGAAGGCGATCGACGAGACCACCCGTCGCCGCGCCGTGCAGCAGGAGTACAACCACATCCACGGCATCACCCCGCAGACCATCCAGAAGGCCATCGCCGAGCCGCTGGCCGCGGTGTGCGAGGCGGACTACCTGACCGTGCCGGTCGCCGAGGAGGAGGACGCGCTCGCGGCGCTGGCCCCGGCCGAGCTCGCGAAGCGCGTGACCGCGCTGCGCAAGGAGATGCGCGACGCCGCGAAGCAGCTCGAGTTCGAGCGCGCGGCGGAGATCCGCGACCGCATCAAGACGCTCGAGGCGCGGGCGCTGGGGGTGGCGTCGGCCGACGCGGGGTAG
- a CDS encoding DUF3106 domain-containing protein — translation MRRAAAIAGLVLALGAPGAQAQDWHQPWRMAQAQERHGRPWQSLTPEEQWRAWENYQRYQQLPEQRQRMLQKRWEQFRAMPPQERQRLRQNWQTYRDFPPGQRRQFIDKYDRWKGRK, via the coding sequence ATGAGGCGCGCGGCCGCCATCGCCGGCCTCGTGCTCGCGCTCGGCGCGCCGGGCGCGCAGGCCCAGGACTGGCACCAGCCCTGGCGGATGGCGCAGGCCCAGGAGCGGCACGGGCGGCCCTGGCAGTCGCTCACCCCGGAGGAGCAGTGGCGCGCGTGGGAGAACTACCAGCGCTACCAGCAGCTCCCCGAGCAGCGCCAGCGCATGCTCCAGAAGCGCTGGGAGCAGTTCCGCGCCATGCCGCCGCAGGAACGGCAGCGCCTGCGCCAGAACTGGCAGACCTACCGCGACTTCCCCCCGGGCCAGCGGCGGCAGTTCATCGACAAGTACGACCGCTGGAAGGGCCGCAAGTGA
- a CDS encoding sigma-70 family RNA polymerase sigma factor, which yields MAPASVGEPGRPGEPIVPGEGARAAAPTVAAGAAADPDVALMLRLQAGDQAAFQDLFQKFSPRVLQYARRLVGSEARAEEVTQDVFVQVFRFRQRYRPESRFSTWLFTIATNLCLNEIRRPERRLRVDLWQRRGEDEDRREGPQLPDPAAATPEEGASSRELARQLEAAVEELPPKQRAALLLSRVDGLAYRDVAEALGCTEGAVKALLFRATQSLKRTLREYL from the coding sequence ATGGCGCCTGCCAGCGTGGGTGAGCCGGGGCGTCCCGGAGAGCCGATCGTGCCGGGCGAGGGCGCCCGAGCGGCCGCCCCGACGGTTGCGGCCGGGGCCGCGGCCGACCCCGACGTGGCCCTGATGCTCCGCCTCCAGGCGGGGGACCAGGCGGCCTTCCAGGATCTCTTCCAGAAGTTCAGCCCGCGCGTTCTCCAGTACGCGCGCCGGCTGGTCGGCAGTGAGGCCCGGGCCGAGGAGGTGACCCAGGACGTCTTCGTGCAGGTCTTCCGCTTCCGGCAGCGCTACCGCCCCGAGAGTCGCTTCTCGACCTGGCTGTTCACCATCGCGACCAACCTCTGCCTGAACGAGATCCGGCGCCCCGAGCGTCGCCTGCGGGTGGACCTCTGGCAGCGACGGGGCGAGGACGAGGATCGCCGCGAGGGCCCGCAGCTCCCCGACCCCGCGGCGGCGACGCCCGAGGAGGGCGCGTCGAGCCGCGAGCTGGCGCGCCAGCTGGAAGCCGCGGTCGAGGAGCTGCCTCCGAAGCAGCGGGCGGCGCTGCTCCTCTCGCGGGTCGACGGCCTCGCCTACCGCGACGTGGCCGAGGCGCTCGGCTGCACGGAGGGCGCGGTGAAGGCGCTCCTCTTCCGCGCCACCCAGTCGCTCAAGAGGACGCTGCGGGAGTACCTCTAG
- a CDS encoding PAS domain S-box protein: MSRFPLEPALVRHLERITGYLRDAGLRQIPPERTDLRQTLADFMQRRTPAVLESWLRAIGPALGIPEADWPRIRDDQSAAVGRWARHIAHPADLETYVMLSRHTRQGFISRFPASRFLAAQIRLTQLLAEDIKREFADDPAQADQLRQLLVQEFQERVLHITDFFVQAREDELRRQEAAYREELLEQEASYRRAIDGAPACILMVDAAAGTLFDINHVAERLLGYGREELRGRPFQDLHPPGERGRASTLWRTALERGHASRDDLHLLTRRGELVPVFANAGYIEYGPRRWVQLICVDISDRKRLESQLIQSEKMAAIGQLAAGLAHELRNPLAIVMNALYDLHQLVDGRNAEVAEDLRIAEEEIVRAQAIIKNLLEFSRESGVELERLDVNDLLARTLQLMQKYLQDNGVRVTTEFGPIPPCLANPNAMRQIALNLITNAVQAMPEGGDLTLRTAAVGPNLIRVEVRDTGVGIPAEHLQDIFNPFYTTKAPGQGTGLGLSVVHSILRRYQGEIRVASAVGVGTTFTIDLPCQCHAEVLPDRPEG; this comes from the coding sequence GTGAGCCGCTTCCCGCTCGAGCCCGCGCTCGTCCGCCATCTCGAGCGCATCACCGGCTACCTGCGGGACGCGGGCCTGCGCCAGATTCCTCCCGAGCGCACCGATCTCAGGCAGACCCTCGCAGACTTCATGCAGAGGCGCACCCCGGCGGTCCTGGAGTCGTGGCTGCGGGCCATCGGCCCTGCCCTGGGCATCCCGGAGGCGGACTGGCCGCGCATCCGCGACGACCAGAGCGCGGCCGTCGGCCGCTGGGCGCGGCACATCGCACACCCCGCGGACCTCGAGACCTACGTGATGCTCTCGCGCCACACCCGCCAGGGGTTCATCTCGCGCTTCCCCGCCTCCCGCTTCCTGGCGGCACAGATCCGCCTGACGCAGCTCCTCGCCGAGGACATCAAGCGCGAGTTCGCCGACGATCCCGCCCAGGCGGACCAGCTCCGCCAGCTCCTCGTGCAGGAGTTCCAGGAGCGCGTGCTGCACATCACCGACTTCTTCGTCCAGGCACGCGAGGACGAGCTGCGTCGCCAGGAGGCCGCCTACCGCGAGGAGCTGCTCGAGCAGGAGGCGAGCTATCGGCGCGCCATCGACGGCGCCCCGGCCTGCATCCTGATGGTCGACGCCGCCGCCGGCACGCTCTTCGACATCAACCACGTGGCCGAGCGCCTGCTCGGCTACGGGCGCGAGGAGCTGCGCGGGCGGCCCTTCCAGGACCTGCACCCGCCGGGCGAGCGGGGGCGCGCGTCCACCCTGTGGCGGACCGCGCTCGAGCGCGGGCACGCGAGCCGCGACGACCTCCACCTCCTCACCCGGCGCGGCGAGCTGGTTCCCGTGTTCGCCAACGCCGGCTACATCGAGTACGGCCCGCGCCGCTGGGTGCAGCTCATCTGCGTAGACATCTCGGACCGCAAGCGCCTGGAGAGCCAGCTCATCCAGTCCGAGAAGATGGCGGCCATCGGCCAGCTCGCAGCCGGTCTCGCGCACGAGCTGCGCAACCCGCTCGCCATCGTGATGAACGCGCTCTACGACCTCCACCAGCTGGTCGACGGCAGGAACGCCGAGGTGGCCGAGGACCTGCGCATCGCAGAGGAGGAGATCGTTCGCGCGCAGGCGATCATCAAGAACCTGCTCGAGTTCTCGCGTGAGTCGGGCGTCGAGCTCGAGCGGCTGGACGTGAACGACCTCCTCGCGCGCACCCTCCAGCTGATGCAGAAGTACCTCCAGGACAACGGCGTGCGCGTGACGACGGAGTTCGGGCCCATCCCGCCCTGCCTCGCCAACCCGAATGCCATGCGCCAGATCGCGCTCAACCTGATCACCAACGCCGTGCAGGCGATGCCCGAGGGGGGCGACCTGACGCTCCGCACCGCCGCGGTGGGCCCGAACCTGATCCGCGTCGAGGTGCGCGACACCGGGGTCGGCATCCCGGCCGAGCACCTGCAGGACATCTTCAACCCCTTCTACACGACCAAGGCGCCCGGGCAGGGCACGGGCCTCGGGCTCTCGGTCGTGCACTCGATCCTGCGCCGCTACCAGGGCGAGATCCGCGTGGCGAGCGCGGTCGGCGTGGGCACGACCTTCACCATCGACCTGCCCTGCCAGTGCCACGCCGAGGTGCTCCCCGACCGCCCCGAGGGCTGA